The following are encoded in a window of Roseivirga misakiensis genomic DNA:
- a CDS encoding RNA polymerase sigma factor — protein sequence MTQKFEDILEVNKEKIYRICRIYAVDPIEPQDLFQEVVFQIWKSLPSFKGEASVDTWVYRIALNVGQRSRLEVARDQSKKVRLDSILFLPADNHENEAQELRYQALRTCIKLLKETDQSLLVLYLEDLPYKAMAAVTGLTENHIAVKMKRIRKLLFDCIAPKLN from the coding sequence TTGACGCAAAAATTCGAAGACATATTAGAGGTCAACAAGGAAAAGATTTACAGAATCTGTAGAATTTATGCGGTAGACCCAATAGAGCCACAGGACCTATTTCAGGAAGTGGTTTTTCAGATATGGAAATCACTGCCAAGTTTTAAAGGTGAAGCGTCTGTTGACACTTGGGTTTATCGGATCGCCTTAAATGTAGGGCAGCGATCTCGATTAGAAGTGGCACGCGACCAAAGTAAAAAGGTAAGACTCGATTCTATCCTTTTTCTTCCCGCTGATAACCATGAAAACGAGGCACAGGAACTTCGGTATCAGGCGCTAAGAACTTGTATAAAACTGCTGAAAGAAACTGACCAATCTCTACTGGTTTTGTATCTGGAAGACTTGCCGTACAAGGCAATGGCCGCTGTGACTGGTCTGACCGAAAATCATATTGCGGTAAAAATGAAACGCATTAGGAAGTTACTTTTTGATTGTATAGCCCCTAAACTTAACTAA
- a CDS encoding serine hydrolase domain-containing protein produces the protein MKTLKLISQCFLILIVWVALLIFGFSSGQLLRPISGDSPQAFIEETSQLINDEFVGNLGLVVLENGQVADEYYYDIKTDIDRNTVYQVASVSKWVTAFGLFKLVEDGKVDLDTPIDNYLTRWHLPPSDFDNRKVTLRLLLSHSSGLIDDLGYDGFGPDQPVQTIEESLTQAADAEYAAGKAIVGYEPGSQYMYSGAAYTIIQLLIEEVSGKSFQAYMTETVFEPLGMVSSTFDLGTKPELNLATRYNRDGSVAPANRFTALAAASLFTNTSDLAKFMAAHVSPNPVLSASTIQQMIQPQTYINNTPVYALGPHLYSQGDESSQIIGHDGSSGQPTINTAARINMTTGNGIIVLEMGSPNLASRIADEWIFLEGGIADYVVIQRNKPFLMTLLFVGYLILVSTYFLWRSKRTKKAKLT, from the coding sequence ATGAAAACACTAAAACTAATCTCTCAATGCTTTCTTATCCTGATCGTCTGGGTAGCCCTACTCATCTTTGGCTTTAGTAGCGGTCAACTCCTCAGACCAATATCTGGTGATTCACCACAAGCGTTTATTGAAGAGACTAGTCAATTGATCAACGACGAATTTGTCGGAAACCTGGGCCTAGTCGTTTTAGAGAACGGCCAAGTAGCCGATGAGTATTATTATGACATCAAAACCGACATCGATCGCAATACCGTTTATCAAGTCGCTTCGGTGAGTAAATGGGTGACAGCCTTCGGTTTATTCAAACTAGTTGAAGACGGCAAAGTCGATCTAGACACCCCTATTGATAACTATTTGACACGCTGGCACCTACCGCCGAGCGATTTCGATAACAGAAAGGTTACTCTGAGGCTACTACTTTCTCATAGCTCAGGTCTGATCGATGATTTAGGGTACGATGGATTCGGGCCAGATCAGCCTGTCCAGACCATAGAGGAGTCTTTAACTCAGGCTGCCGATGCCGAGTATGCGGCTGGAAAAGCGATTGTAGGTTATGAACCAGGTTCACAGTACATGTACTCTGGTGCTGCCTATACCATCATTCAACTATTGATAGAGGAAGTTTCTGGAAAATCCTTTCAAGCATACATGACGGAGACAGTTTTTGAGCCATTAGGCATGGTCAGCTCAACCTTCGATTTGGGTACAAAACCTGAGCTGAATCTCGCCACACGGTATAATCGCGATGGTAGCGTTGCTCCTGCGAATAGATTTACAGCTTTGGCGGCGGCTTCATTGTTTACCAATACATCGGATTTAGCAAAATTCATGGCGGCTCATGTCTCTCCTAATCCTGTACTTTCGGCAAGTACGATTCAGCAAATGATCCAGCCTCAAACCTATATTAACAATACCCCTGTATATGCGCTAGGTCCTCACCTTTATAGCCAAGGGGACGAATCCTCTCAAATCATTGGGCACGATGGCAGCAGTGGTCAACCCACTATAAATACTGCTGCCCGAATTAATATGACGACAGGAAATGGGATTATCGTTTTAGAAATGGGCAGCCCCAATTTAGCCTCTCGAATAGCCGATGAATGGATATTTCTAGAGGGTGGCATAGCCGACTACGTTGTCATTCAAAGAAATAAGCCCTTCCTTATGACGCTTTTATTTGTGGGATATTTAATACTCGTTTCAACTTACTTCTTATGGAGAAGTAAACGCACAAAAAAAGCCAAACTGACCTAG
- a CDS encoding bile acid:sodium symporter family protein → MDQLATIVLGASLFIIMLGMGLSLVTDDFKRVLVYPKAVIVGLVSQMILLPLIGFAIASFFDLRPEIAVGIMILAACPGGATSNLIAHMSKANTALSVTLTAFSSFITILTIPFIVNFALGEFMDRNEVIRLNVVETIVQVMVITIIPVIIGMTIRKYKTAFALKMEKPVRTASGVVILLVIVGLCVKERENIIPYIQEAGLASLVLNIGSMLVGFYLAKMFKLNEKSALSIAIESGIQNGTLGVSVAVVLLNNTEFAIAPAVYGLLMFFTGGFVIYWANKRFAKYVER, encoded by the coding sequence ATGGATCAACTCGCAACAATTGTTTTAGGCGCTTCGCTTTTTATCATTATGCTCGGTATGGGATTGTCTCTTGTGACCGATGATTTCAAAAGGGTGCTGGTATACCCAAAAGCCGTTATCGTCGGACTGGTGAGCCAAATGATTCTGCTCCCTTTGATCGGTTTTGCAATCGCTTCATTTTTCGATCTTCGACCAGAGATCGCTGTCGGTATTATGATTCTAGCGGCTTGTCCGGGTGGTGCCACTTCTAATTTGATTGCCCATATGTCCAAGGCCAATACGGCCTTATCTGTCACTTTAACGGCATTTAGTAGCTTTATTACCATCCTGACCATACCATTTATTGTCAATTTTGCTTTGGGCGAGTTTATGGATCGAAATGAAGTGATTCGTCTAAATGTGGTCGAGACGATCGTTCAAGTGATGGTCATTACCATTATACCAGTCATTATTGGTATGACGATCAGGAAGTATAAAACGGCATTTGCCCTAAAAATGGAAAAGCCGGTACGAACAGCATCTGGTGTGGTGATTTTATTAGTGATTGTTGGGCTTTGCGTTAAAGAGCGAGAGAACATTATCCCTTATATCCAAGAAGCAGGTTTAGCCTCGCTCGTTTTGAATATTGGGTCCATGTTGGTTGGTTTCTATTTGGCTAAAATGTTTAAGCTCAATGAAAAATCTGCTTTATCTATTGCCATAGAGTCAGGAATTCAAAACGGTACTTTGGGCGTTTCTGTCGCGGTGGTTTTGTTGAATAATACAGAGTTTGCCATTGCCCCAGCGGTTTACGGCTTGCTCATGTTTTTTACGGGTGGATTCGTGATTTATTGGGCCAATAAGCGCTTTGCCAAGTATGTGGAAAGGTAA
- a CDS encoding chymotrypsin family serine protease, whose amino-acid sequence MSDLKNRVEPLIGGVQIQSKRKNGIGTLGCIVFDKQTKKPLGLTNRHILKKRRGFSVIQPAIKPRTNQYIIGNILRKGGKGRANDFAVFEINTNNRDYDKQNSIYGLEGKLTEFVEPTKGMKVQKVGQRTGHTFGIIDRVHGNTITIVPNPDKTTDGEISEGGDSGALWITDENNFKAVALHRAGEPSNSNSKDTAYAIPIKRVLNCLNVTLK is encoded by the coding sequence ATGAGCGATTTAAAAAATAGAGTTGAGCCATTAATTGGTGGTGTACAAATTCAAAGCAAAAGAAAAAATGGAATAGGCACTCTAGGGTGTATTGTTTTTGATAAACAAACTAAAAAACCATTGGGGCTTACAAACAGACATATACTTAAGAAGAGGCGAGGTTTTAGTGTTATTCAACCTGCTATTAAACCCAGGACAAATCAATATATTATTGGAAATATATTACGAAAAGGAGGTAAAGGTAGAGCTAATGATTTTGCAGTTTTCGAAATTAACACCAATAACAGAGATTACGATAAACAAAACAGTATCTATGGACTTGAGGGCAAACTAACTGAATTTGTAGAACCTACCAAAGGTATGAAAGTTCAAAAAGTAGGTCAGAGGACGGGACATACTTTCGGAATAATTGATAGAGTACACGGAAATACAATAACTATAGTTCCTAACCCTGATAAAACAACGGATGGAGAAATCTCAGAAGGAGGTGATTCAGGTGCATTATGGATAACAGATGAGAACAATTTTAAGGCAGTCGCCTTACATAGAGCTGGGGAACCTAGTAACTCGAATTCTAAAGATACAGCTTATGCTATTCCCATTAAAAGGGTTCTAAATTGTTTAAATGTAACTCTGAAATAA
- a CDS encoding M14 family metallopeptidase, with translation MKQKSLFTALCLLLTISTVFAQSDYFFPANARFDPKIPTPEQFLGYPIGTLHTRHDAIVGYMRELARVSDRAKLDTIGETYEHRQLVVLTVTSPENLANLDEIQAAHVRAITPPIQEEDLSDQKSIVLLGYNVHGNEPSSSEAALLTAYYYVAGRHAEVTNGLKDAVLLIDPAFNPDGRDRHSTWANSFKGDPMVSDPIDAEHNEMWPRGRTNHYWYDLNRDWLPLAHVESQARIDFYHQWYPHIVTDFHEMGTNSTYFFEPTKPFGSENPVVPRDNYDGLNNLFAGYFHESLDEIGSLYFTKEQYDNSYPGYGSTYPDIHGALGLVFEQASSRGHLQDSRMAKVAFAFTIKNHLTTSLATVRGAVGERETLVNHQRKFFRTAVEEGKKASGGWVFGDQTDEGRNGEFVDLLTRHRIKTIKLNEDITLKGKTFKAGNAFYVPNEQSQYRMVRTMFEKVTNFYDSIFYDASSWTTALTYNMPHERYTGKAVLNGETVDRSYDGGTYASVEKTDYAYLIEWDEYYAPKALNYLLNKGLYVNTAFKKFGLKTNDGDKDFGYGTLMIPVARQEVNADLVHAYIEEATELAGIRAYSAKSGYSSSGIDLGSGSFRTIRQPKALMLIGGNVSSYEAGEIWHLLDDKVGMPITKVMTSSVGRIDWSKYNTLILPSGNYSSLGKNTLDRIKQWVREGGTVITLRSATSWAVNAKFVNEKFAERPKRDVPARMDYVTSREFNGSNAIGGSMYMTDVDITHPLGFGYTQRDLPVYRNHSIFLAPTSNPFGTVVQYKENPLLGGYVNKTNLEKIGGTASLIVSGIGRGSVIMFADNPNFRGMWYGTNKLFFNALFLGNMAR, from the coding sequence ATGAAACAAAAAAGCCTCTTCACCGCACTATGTCTATTGCTTACCATCAGTACGGTCTTCGCCCAAAGTGATTACTTTTTTCCGGCCAATGCGCGTTTTGATCCGAAAATTCCAACGCCAGAGCAGTTTCTGGGCTACCCGATCGGTACGCTACACACGCGACACGATGCAATTGTAGGTTATATGCGAGAATTGGCCAGGGTATCGGACAGGGCCAAGTTAGACACGATCGGCGAGACGTATGAGCATAGACAATTAGTTGTGCTAACGGTTACTTCTCCCGAAAATCTAGCCAATCTAGACGAAATTCAGGCGGCACATGTAAGGGCCATTACCCCACCAATTCAAGAGGAAGATTTAAGCGACCAAAAATCAATTGTGCTTTTGGGCTACAATGTTCATGGAAATGAGCCTTCGAGTAGTGAGGCGGCTTTATTAACGGCTTATTACTATGTGGCGGGACGACATGCGGAAGTAACCAATGGGCTAAAAGATGCGGTTTTATTGATCGATCCAGCATTTAATCCTGACGGAAGGGATAGACACAGTACTTGGGCGAACAGCTTTAAGGGTGACCCGATGGTTTCTGACCCAATAGATGCAGAACACAACGAAATGTGGCCTCGTGGTAGAACGAATCACTATTGGTATGATTTGAACAGAGATTGGTTGCCATTGGCTCATGTAGAGTCGCAGGCGAGAATAGATTTTTACCACCAGTGGTATCCGCATATCGTGACGGATTTTCATGAAATGGGTACTAATTCCACTTACTTTTTTGAACCGACGAAACCATTTGGTTCTGAAAACCCTGTAGTACCACGCGATAATTATGACGGATTGAACAACCTTTTTGCGGGTTATTTTCATGAGTCTTTGGACGAGATCGGTTCGCTTTATTTTACCAAAGAACAGTATGATAACAGTTATCCAGGCTATGGCTCTACTTATCCTGATATTCATGGGGCGCTGGGTCTTGTCTTTGAACAGGCGAGTTCTCGCGGTCATTTGCAAGATTCTAGAATGGCAAAAGTCGCTTTTGCCTTTACCATCAAAAATCATTTAACCACCAGTTTAGCGACCGTCCGTGGCGCGGTGGGTGAACGAGAAACCTTGGTAAACCACCAACGAAAGTTCTTTAGAACGGCGGTAGAAGAAGGGAAGAAAGCCAGTGGCGGCTGGGTGTTTGGCGATCAGACCGACGAAGGTAGAAATGGTGAGTTTGTAGACTTATTGACCAGGCACAGAATCAAAACCATTAAACTCAACGAAGACATTACCCTGAAAGGGAAAACTTTTAAGGCAGGCAATGCTTTTTATGTCCCTAACGAACAAAGCCAATACCGCATGGTGAGAACTATGTTTGAAAAGGTGACGAATTTTTATGATAGCATTTTTTATGACGCTTCGTCTTGGACCACGGCTTTGACCTACAATATGCCGCATGAAAGATATACTGGCAAAGCGGTGCTGAATGGCGAAACTGTGGATAGGAGTTATGATGGGGGCACCTACGCCAGCGTGGAGAAAACGGATTATGCTTACCTGATAGAATGGGATGAGTACTATGCGCCTAAAGCGCTGAACTACTTGTTGAATAAGGGGCTTTACGTGAATACCGCCTTTAAAAAGTTTGGTTTAAAGACCAATGACGGCGATAAGGATTTTGGCTACGGTACTTTGATGATTCCGGTGGCCAGACAGGAGGTAAATGCCGATTTGGTGCATGCCTATATAGAGGAAGCCACGGAACTGGCTGGAATTAGGGCTTATAGCGCGAAATCTGGGTATAGTTCTTCTGGGATTGACTTGGGTAGTGGTAGTTTTAGAACGATTAGACAACCGAAAGCCTTGATGCTGATCGGTGGCAATGTCAGTAGCTATGAGGCTGGTGAAATTTGGCATTTGCTAGATGATAAAGTGGGTATGCCGATCACTAAAGTAATGACGAGCAGCGTCGGCAGAATTGACTGGAGTAAGTATAACACGCTGATTCTGCCATCGGGCAACTACAGTTCTTTGGGTAAGAATACCCTCGATAGAATTAAGCAGTGGGTGCGAGAAGGAGGGACCGTGATTACCCTAAGAAGCGCGACTAGTTGGGCGGTGAATGCTAAGTTTGTGAACGAGAAGTTTGCCGAGCGTCCGAAACGAGATGTGCCTGCGCGTATGGACTATGTCACTTCACGAGAATTTAACGGCTCTAATGCCATTGGTGGCTCTATGTATATGACGGATGTTGATATTACGCATCCGCTTGGTTTTGGCTATACGCAACGCGATTTGCCAGTGTATAGAAACCACTCCATCTTTTTAGCACCGACTAGCAATCCTTTTGGCACCGTAGTCCAGTACAAGGAGAATCCATTATTGGGTGGTTATGTAAACAAAACCAACCTTGAAAAAATAGGAGGGACGGCTTCGCTGATTGTATCCGGTATTGGCCGTGGCAGTGTGATTATGTTTGCCGATAACCCTAATTTTAGAGGCATGTGGTATGGTACCAATAAGCTTTTCTTTAATGCGCTGTTTTTAGGGAATATGGCGAGGTAA
- a CDS encoding M48 family metalloprotease, with protein MSRKITPLILFAFVLLFSYSCATNPVTGKKEFMLLSEEKEIAMGKESDPGIVSFFGLYEDEKLQQFIEEKGKEMAAISHRPNLPYEFKIVDSPVLNAFAVPGGFVYFTRGIMAHFNNEAEFAGVLGHEIGHVTARHSAQQYSNQQLAGVGLMAGTLVSETFAQYASTAQQGVGLLFLKFGRDDERQSDQLGAEYSSRIGYDAQEMAGFFETLKRQRDLSGGEQIPTFMSSHPDPAERNESVKKYADEWQTKLNLTDPKVNRNEYLRLIDGLVFGEDPRQGFVENSNFYHPTLKFTFSIPNGWGSQNSPQQFQMAEPNGKANMALTLAEGTSAAAAATKFVEQYKLELIESKNLKVNGLNAVAIVADQSDEAGNKAIRATTYFIEYNSNVYSLMGISSFADHGLYAGNFMQTMESFKVLTDTDKLNRQPQRVKIVEVQANASLQSALSGFGASADQMAELSLLNGMQLTDQVSKGMLIKVLR; from the coding sequence ATGTCAAGAAAGATCACACCGTTAATCCTTTTCGCTTTTGTGCTATTATTCAGCTATAGCTGCGCAACAAATCCAGTCACAGGAAAGAAAGAATTCATGCTATTGTCTGAAGAAAAAGAGATAGCCATGGGCAAGGAGTCTGATCCTGGTATTGTATCATTTTTTGGTCTTTATGAAGACGAAAAATTACAGCAATTCATTGAGGAAAAAGGCAAAGAAATGGCCGCCATATCGCATCGACCGAACTTACCTTATGAATTTAAAATAGTTGATTCTCCAGTGTTAAATGCATTTGCAGTCCCTGGAGGTTTTGTCTATTTCACTCGTGGAATTATGGCTCATTTTAACAATGAAGCTGAATTTGCTGGTGTTTTAGGGCACGAGATTGGTCATGTAACTGCGAGACATTCTGCCCAGCAGTATAGTAATCAGCAATTGGCAGGTGTAGGGCTTATGGCTGGAACCTTGGTGTCTGAGACTTTTGCGCAGTATGCTTCCACAGCACAGCAAGGAGTAGGTTTATTGTTTCTGAAATTTGGTCGTGACGATGAACGCCAATCAGACCAGTTAGGTGCGGAATATTCCTCAAGAATTGGATATGATGCTCAAGAAATGGCTGGCTTTTTTGAAACGCTGAAAAGGCAACGAGATTTAAGCGGTGGAGAGCAAATCCCAACATTTATGTCTTCGCACCCCGATCCCGCAGAGCGTAATGAGTCTGTCAAAAAGTACGCTGATGAATGGCAAACCAAATTGAACTTAACCGACCCGAAGGTCAATCGAAATGAGTATCTAAGACTTATTGATGGACTCGTTTTTGGAGAAGACCCAAGACAGGGATTTGTAGAGAATAGTAACTTTTATCACCCCACACTCAAGTTTACTTTTTCAATTCCGAATGGATGGGGTTCGCAAAATTCTCCACAACAATTTCAGATGGCTGAACCGAACGGAAAGGCCAATATGGCTTTGACTTTGGCAGAAGGAACTAGTGCCGCAGCCGCAGCCACTAAATTCGTGGAGCAGTACAAGTTGGAGCTAATTGAGTCAAAGAATCTAAAAGTAAATGGCTTAAATGCTGTGGCGATCGTTGCCGATCAATCAGATGAAGCTGGAAATAAGGCTATCCGCGCTACTACCTATTTCATCGAGTATAATAGCAATGTGTATAGCCTAATGGGGATCTCTTCTTTTGCAGATCACGGTCTTTACGCTGGTAACTTCATGCAGACCATGGAAAGCTTCAAAGTTTTGACAGATACAGACAAGTTAAACCGTCAGCCACAGCGTGTAAAAATAGTGGAGGTACAAGCTAATGCTTCTCTGCAAAGTGCACTCAGTGGCTTTGGCGCTTCTGCCGATCAGATGGCTGAGCTATCACTATTAAACGGCATGCAGCTGACCGATCAAGTGTCAAAAGGGATGTTAATTAAGGTTTTAAGATAG
- a CDS encoding peptidoglycan DD-metalloendopeptidase family protein, which produces MKNFIITLLLLFSAISTVSAQKESDNLKAAAKKFVEAFNADKPEVIFNMFSDVMKKAAPEKTLNPFLASLKSELGPIQKNEFVKYENGGVALYKMTFAKGIRGFNLAVDAAQKIIGLRVIPFEENTTPVIERNTTSMILPFKEEWTVFWGGTTTEQNYHVTTPSQQGAFDLLITDDQGKSYQTNGQTNEDFYVFGKEIIAPAAGEVVLVVDGIKDNKPGDMNPIYVPGNTVIIKTANNEYLFFAHFKQHSIVVNQGQKVAQGEVLGLTGNSGNSSEPHLHFHIQNEEEMSKAIGARAFFAEILVNGELKKDYSPVRGEKIRNK; this is translated from the coding sequence ATGAAGAACTTCATCATCACCCTTTTACTTTTATTTTCGGCCATTTCGACCGTTTCTGCCCAAAAGGAATCTGATAATCTAAAAGCAGCGGCCAAAAAGTTTGTCGAAGCATTTAATGCCGATAAACCCGAGGTTATTTTCAATATGTTTTCGGATGTAATGAAAAAGGCGGCCCCTGAAAAGACATTGAATCCATTTTTAGCCAGTTTAAAATCTGAGCTAGGCCCTATTCAGAAAAATGAATTTGTGAAGTATGAAAATGGAGGCGTGGCGCTCTATAAAATGACCTTTGCCAAGGGTATCCGAGGTTTTAACTTGGCCGTAGATGCCGCACAGAAAATCATTGGTTTACGCGTAATTCCATTCGAAGAAAACACAACTCCCGTCATTGAACGAAATACAACATCCATGATTCTTCCTTTTAAAGAGGAATGGACCGTTTTCTGGGGAGGCACCACCACGGAGCAGAACTATCATGTGACGACACCTTCACAACAAGGCGCCTTTGATTTACTAATCACAGATGATCAGGGAAAATCCTATCAAACAAATGGGCAGACTAATGAAGATTTCTATGTTTTTGGCAAAGAGATTATCGCACCTGCCGCAGGTGAAGTGGTGCTGGTGGTAGATGGCATAAAAGACAACAAGCCGGGTGATATGAACCCAATATACGTACCTGGAAACACCGTAATTATTAAAACTGCCAACAATGAATACCTTTTCTTCGCGCATTTTAAGCAACACTCCATTGTGGTAAATCAGGGGCAAAAAGTAGCACAAGGTGAGGTATTAGGGCTTACTGGAAACTCAGGCAATTCTTCTGAGCCTCACCTCCACTTTCACATCCAAAACGAAGAAGAAATGAGTAAAGCGATCGGCGCTAGAGCTTTTTTTGCCGAAATATTGGTTAATGGAGAATTGAAAAAAGACTACTCCCCTGTTCGCGGAGAGAAAATCAGGAATAAATAA
- the rluF gene encoding 23S rRNA pseudouridine(2604) synthase RluF, producing the protein MSAPKSTRINKYLSEVGYCSRRAADKLIEQGKVTINGKVPEMGTKISEGDEVRVNGQLVSEPKAKKNVYIAFNKPVGIVCTTDTGVEKDNIIDYINYPSRIFPIGRLDKPSEGLIFLTDDGDIVNKILRARNHHEKEYMVTVNKPLRADFATKMSNGIPILGTVTRKCEVEVLSKFRFRIVLTQGLNRQIRRMCEYLGYRVTKLKRTRIMNVGLDMPVGKWRDLTDKELKEINRLVSDSSKTHD; encoded by the coding sequence ATGTCAGCACCCAAATCCACCAGAATTAATAAGTACCTCAGCGAAGTTGGCTATTGCTCTAGAAGAGCAGCAGATAAACTTATAGAGCAAGGTAAAGTGACCATAAACGGTAAAGTCCCTGAAATGGGCACTAAAATTTCTGAGGGAGATGAAGTTCGGGTAAATGGTCAGTTGGTTTCCGAGCCAAAAGCCAAAAAGAATGTATACATCGCATTTAATAAACCAGTCGGCATTGTTTGCACTACGGATACGGGGGTTGAAAAAGACAACATCATCGATTATATCAATTATCCGAGTCGTATTTTCCCCATCGGGCGGCTTGATAAACCCAGCGAAGGGTTAATCTTCTTAACAGACGACGGCGACATAGTTAATAAGATCCTGCGCGCCAGAAATCACCATGAAAAGGAATATATGGTGACAGTGAATAAACCTTTGCGTGCCGATTTTGCCACAAAAATGAGTAACGGCATCCCAATTCTCGGTACAGTAACCCGAAAGTGTGAAGTGGAAGTTTTGAGCAAATTCCGATTCAGAATTGTCCTAACGCAAGGCCTAAACCGCCAAATTCGAAGGATGTGTGAATACCTTGGATATCGGGTAACAAAACTAAAGCGGACTCGGATTATGAATGTCGGCTTGGATATGCCTGTCGGTAAATGGCGTGATCTGACCGATAAGGAGCTAAAAGAAATTAACCGGCTCGTTTCTGACTCTTCTAAAACCCACGATTAG
- a CDS encoding carbon-nitrogen hydrolase family protein, whose translation MSSKYTAAVVQAAPVLFDLAATLDKTADLVNQAQAKGAKLILFPEAFISAYPRGLSFGTVVGSRHPEGRLLWQRYWESSIAEGDASCLRLGQMAKDANAFLVIGVNEKDTVSGTLYCSMFYFGPNGDFLGKHRKIKPTAQERVIWGEDDGSTLSSFDTAIGKLGGLICWENYMPMARMAMYQRGVQVYLAPTADNRAGWQQTMQHIALEGRCFVLGCNQYVTKAMYPADLPGIQDLENQPAIMASGGSIIVDPLGNVLAEPLWGEEGILTAEIDLDQVIQSKLDFDPIGHYNRSDIFDFKVNRQPPIKVVDQ comes from the coding sequence ATGTCTTCAAAGTATACAGCAGCCGTAGTGCAGGCCGCGCCCGTTTTATTTGATTTAGCCGCCACTCTTGATAAAACGGCCGACTTAGTGAACCAAGCGCAGGCCAAAGGGGCAAAATTGATCTTGTTTCCAGAAGCCTTTATTTCTGCCTACCCTAGAGGCTTAAGCTTCGGTACGGTGGTGGGCAGTCGCCATCCCGAAGGGCGGTTGTTGTGGCAGCGGTATTGGGAATCTTCCATTGCCGAAGGCGATGCTTCCTGTTTAAGGTTAGGCCAAATGGCGAAGGATGCCAATGCCTTTTTAGTGATCGGGGTCAATGAAAAAGACACAGTTTCCGGGACGCTTTATTGTAGTATGTTCTATTTTGGGCCAAATGGCGACTTTTTAGGCAAGCATCGGAAAATAAAACCAACGGCGCAGGAAAGGGTGATTTGGGGCGAAGACGATGGTTCCACTTTATCGAGTTTTGATACCGCGATCGGTAAGTTAGGGGGACTAATCTGTTGGGAGAACTATATGCCGATGGCACGTATGGCCATGTACCAGCGAGGTGTTCAGGTGTATTTAGCCCCAACTGCCGATAACCGAGCGGGTTGGCAACAAACCATGCAACATATTGCGCTAGAAGGCCGATGCTTTGTTTTAGGCTGTAATCAGTACGTCACTAAAGCTATGTATCCTGCAGATTTGCCCGGAATCCAAGATTTAGAAAATCAGCCAGCCATCATGGCTAGTGGCGGGTCCATTATTGTTGATCCATTGGGTAACGTTTTGGCCGAACCACTGTGGGGAGAAGAAGGAATATTGACCGCTGAAATAGACCTAGATCAGGTCATACAAAGTAAGCTTGATTTTGATCCTATTGGTCATTACAATCGTTCTGATATCTTTGATTTTAAAGTAAATCGTCAACCACCGATTAAGGTAGTTGATCAGTAA